The genomic stretch GCAGAAAAATAAGAGAGACAAGCACGGTGCCGATTATCATGCTGACTGCCAAAGACACTGAATCAGATCAGGTCATCGGTTTTGAGATGGGGGCGGACGATTATGTCACAAAGCCGTTCAGCCCGCTGACATTGGTTGCCCGCATCAAAGCCGTCATCAGAAGATATAAGGCGACAGGCAAAGCGGTTATTGATGAAGATATGATTGAAACGGAATGCTTTACCATTAATAAGAAGACGAGAGAAGTATTATTAAACGGAGAGCCTGTAGAAAATCTCACGCCGAAGGAATTCGATCTGCTTTATTACCTTGTCCAAAATCCGCGGCAGGTGTTCTCCAGAGAACAGCTGCTTGAGCAGGTATGGGGCTATCAATTTTATGGAGATGAGCGAACGGTTGACGTTCATATCAAACGGCTGCGGAAAAAGCTTGCCAGCGAGGACAAGCCTTTCCTGTATACTGTGTGGGGAGTAGGGTATAAATTTGATGAAGATTAAATATTTATATCAGCTGCTGCTAAGCCATATCAGCATTTTGATTTTAGCGTTTGTCATTATCATTTCTCTGTTTTCCCACTTTGTGAAGGAATTTGCCTATCAGAACAAAGTAGAGGAATTGACGTCATATGCGGTGCAGATTGCAAATGAATTCCAATCCGGCCAGGTGGACATGCGCAGGCTCTATCCTTATCAGGACATTTTAAGCACAAGAAAGACGCAATTTATCATCTTTAATGAAGAGCAGCAGCCTTATTTTCTTCCTGAAGGCTTTCATCACCCACCAAGGGAACAGCTGAAGAAATCAGAATGGAATAAGCTGAAAAAAGGGCAGACTGTCACGATCAGGGCAGATGGCCGTTTTGATGATGAAGTGTCCCTTGTGGCGCAGCCTATATTTGTTCAGAACGAATTTAAAGGCGCCGTTCTGCTGATTTCTCCGATCAGCGGTGTTGAACAGATGGTCAATCAGGTCAACCTCTATATGTTTTACGCTGTGATCAGCACGCTTGTGATTACGATTCTTGTGAGCTGGCTTCTGTCCAAATTCCATGTCAAGCGGATTCAAAAGCTGAGAGAAGCGACAGATAAAGTGGCTTCCGGCGATTATGACATCCATTTGGAAAACAGCTACGGGGACGAAATCGGCGTACTGGCGTCTGACTTTAATATCATGGCGAAAAAACTAAAGCAGTCAAGGGATGAAATCGAGCGCCTTGAGAAGCGGAGAAGGCAGTTTATCGCTGACGTGTCACATGAATTAAAAACACCGCTGACGACGATCAACGGTTTGGTTGAAGGGTTGAACAGCCATACGATTCCTGAGGATAAAAAGGATAAATGCTTCTCGCTGATCAGTGAGGAAACGAAGCGCATGCTGCGGCTCGTAAAAGAAAATCTGGATTATGAAAAAATCAGATCCCAGCAAATTACCTTGAACAAGCTAGACGTTCCTCTGATCGAGGTGTTTGAAATCGTGAAAGAGCACTTGCAGCAGCAGGCGGAAGAAAAACAAAACAAGCTGATGATCCAAGTAGAGGATCACGTCATCGTACATGCCGATTATGACCGGTTCATTCAAATTCTCGTCAACATTACGAAAAACAGCATCCAATTTACGCAAAACGGTGACATTTGGCTGCGCGGAATGGAAGGTTATAAAGAGACGATTATTGAAATTGAAGACACGGGTATCGGCATTCCAAAAGAGGATATTGAGCATATTTGGGAGCGATTCTATAAAGCAGATATTTCAAGAACGAACACAGCATACGGTGAATACGGACTCGGTCTCTCGATCGTCAGGCAGCTCGTTGAAATGCACCAGGGCACAGTAGAAATCAAGAGTGAAGAAGGGAAAGGCACAAAGTTCATCATCCGCCTTCCTTTAACGGCAAAACAGCAATAGCATACAGGGCGGCGCATCAACTGATGCATCCGCCTTTTTTGCACACCGCTTCGGTTTATTGCGTGCTCCCGAAAACAAAGATTGCGTGTTTTTCGGGTTGGGACGGCCTATAAACATGATAAAATATGACATAAACAGTTTTTGATGGGAGAGGGTGAAGGAATGAAGAGTGGGGTAATTCCTTCTTCAGCGGTCGGTCAAAAAATTAACGAGTGGTACAGATATATCCGGACATTCAGCGTGCCGGATGCCGAAGTGTTAAAAGCTGAAATCCAGCAGGAACTGAAACACATGCAGCATGATTCCAACTTGCTGCTTTATTATTCACTAATGGAATTCCGGCACCAGCTTATGCTGGATTATCTTGAGCCGTTAGAGAAATTAAATATCGAAGACCAGCCAAGCCTGTCTGAATTATCAAGAAACATTGACAGCAACCAGGCAGATCTCAAAGGGCTGCTCGACTATTACGTGAATTTTTTTCGCGGGATGTATGAATTTGATAAGCGGGAATTTATTTCTGCCATTACATACTATAAACAGGCGGAGAAAAAGCTCTCCTTTGTCGCAGACCATATTGAACGGGCTGAATTCTATTTTAAAATCGCGGAAGCTTATTATTATATGAAGCAAACGTATTTTTCATTGATTAATATAAAAAACGCCTATGAAATTTACGTGGAGCAGGAAACCTATAATGTGAGAATCATTCAGTGCCATTTCGTCTTCGGGGTCAACCTGATGGATGAAAGAAATTTCGAACAAGCCGCACGCCATTTCAAATTGGCGCTCAACATGGCCCAAGCAGAACAAAAAGCCCAGCTGGTTGGAAGAGCATACTACAATCTCGGGTTATGCTATTACAATCAAGACCTTCTAGACCCTGCCATTGATTACTTTGAAAAAGCGGTCTCCACATTTGAAAGCAGCAGGATCGTCAATTCTCTCCCGCAAGCCTATTTTTTAATCACCCTGATTTATTATAAACAGGGAAAACATGATAAAGCTTCGGAATATCACAAGCGGGGCTATGAATATGCTAAAGAAACAGACGATGCAGACTATGCCGTAAAATTCGAGTTTTTGCAATCCCTATATCTGGATCAGCCCAATGAAGAAGGAATCGAACGATGTTTCCAGTACTTAAAAAATAAAAATATGTACGCTGATATAGAGGATTTAGCCCTAGAAGTAGCAAAATATTACTATGAACAGAAATGGTTTAAACTGTCTGCTTCCTACTTTCTACAAGTTGAAGAGGCAAGAAAACAAATACAAAGGAGTGAAGGTTTGTATGAAATTGAAATCTAAGTTGTTTGTTATTTGTTTGGCCGCAGCCGCGATTTTTACAGCGGCTGGCGTTTCTGCTAATGCGGAAGCACTCGACTTTCATGTGACAGAAAGAGGAATGACGTAAGAACAAGCCCCTTCTCATTAGCGAGAAGGGGTTTTTCTTTTCAAAAAAACACCGCAAGACATAGTCTTGCGGTGCCGCCTTCATGGAGATTACGTTTATTTAGTAGCCTCCTACAAATGCAGTTCCCACAATGATCAAGAGGATAAATAACACAACAATCAAAGCGAAAGAAGTTCCGTAACCTGACATTTTGTGCACCTCCTTGCGAGATTGCTTCAGCAAATGCTGCAAAACTGTGGCGGACAGGGTCCCGCAGAGACGGTCAGCAGCTTAGAAGCCGCCAACAAACGCAGTCCCTACGATAATTAATAGAATAAACAATACAACGATTAAAGCGAAAGAACTGATGCCGCCGTAACCGCCGCCGTTAGAGTATCCTGACATAAGGTTTCACCTCCCTATGAAGGATACTATAAGATATGCTGAACCGATCCATTTGGCAGGGATAATAGTGGACAAGAGAAAAAATGAAGAATTCGGCTATATGAAGGTGATATAAAAAAATAGCGGGCGCTGCCGCCCGCTATTTATGTACGATTAAGAGATCAGCACGCCCGCGAAAAATTCCTGGTATAACGCTTGAACGGCTTTTCTTTCTTCGGCTTCTTTTACGCCAAACATCATGCTCACTTCAGAAGACCCCTGATTGATCATTTCGATATTCACCTGTGCCTCTGATAATGCTTTGGCGGCTCTTGCCGTTGTACCGACATTGTGGCGCATCGCTTCCCCTACAACCATAATCAGGGCGAGATGATGCTCGACGATGACTTCATCGGCATGCAAATCCTCTTCGATCCGTTTGATGACGCTGCGTTCAGTGGCGGCATCCATTTGCCCCTGCCGTAAAATGATTGTCATGTCATCGATTCCCGATGGAACATGCTCATACGTCAAACCATGCTCCTCCAGGATTTGAAGGGCTCTGCGGCCAAAACCGATTTCTCTGTTCATGAGATACTTGCTGATATAAATGCTGCAAAAACCGGTGTCGCTGGCAATGCCGACGACAGGCCCGTTTGTGTTATCCCGCTTGCTGACGACGCGGGTGCCTTCGGCTGAGGGGTTGTTCGTATTTTTGATCTGAACAGGAATCCCCGCTCTGAATGCCGGAATGAGCGCTTCATCATGAAACACTGAAAAACCCGCGTAGGACAGCTCCCGCATCTCTCTATATGTCAGCTCGCTGATTTCCTTTGGATTCTCAACGAAGGACGGATTGACAGAATACACAGCGTCTACGTCTGTAAAGTTTTCGTACAAATCGGCTTGTAGTCCGTTGGCAAGAATCGAACCGGTAATATCAGAACCGCTCCGTGAGAATGTGATCACATCGCCATCCTTGCTGAATCCGAAAAAACCGGGAAAAATGATGAGTCCGTCACGTTCCCGAAGACGATAGAGGTTTTGATAGGATTCAGGAAGAACTTGCGCGTTGCCGGGTTCATTTGTCACAAAGAGGCCGGCATCCTTCGGGTTTACATATTCCGCTTTGACGCCTTTATAACGGAAGTAAGCGGCGATCAGTTTGGCATTGTTATCCTCTCCGCTGGCCTTGACTGCGTCAAGGTATTGTTCGGGATTGCTTTTGTCTCCTTCTAAAAGCGTAAACAGATCATCTCTGATTTTTTCGATAATGCTTTGCCCCAGCTGAAGCTCATTGGCGATGAGAGCGTACCGTTCCACAACAGCTTCCGCCAGTTCAGGTGCGCTGCCTGTTGCCAAATATTGTTCTGCACATGCGATTAAGAGATCAGTCACTTTCGTATCCTCGGCATAGTGTTTTCCCGGAGCTGAAACGACTACAGCTTTCCGTGCCGGATCTGAGGTAACGATGTGAAACACCTTGTCAAGCTGGGCGCCTGAAGCAAGTGAGCTGCCTCCGAATTTAACGACCTTCATGTTTACATCTCCTAATGTTTAAAATTTTCACACAAATTTAGTATTTATTATCTCTCTTTCAGTACTGTAAATCAAGGGGGAATTTCTTTCTCAGGAGAACATTTGTATTTTTCACGAGGAATAATGTTAGGTTTGCTGACCGTATGCCTGCGTTATAAAGATAAATATGGTAAACAGCCTAACGTTTTGGGATGGAAAATGGTTAGAATGATTAGTAAAATTGATAAATGACTAGGTTAATATTTTTAAAGAATATTGACTAACCCTATAAAAATGGTAATATGTAAATGATAATGATAATCAATTACTATATGGCCATATTGTTTTGAGTCCTTGCGGAGTAGGAGATACGTTCTTTTTGCTGTAAGGATGTAAGGAGGCAGCATGAAGCTACGTTACTTATTTATTCTACTTATCATATTAGCAGTCACATCTGTATTTATCGGTGTAGAAGATCTGTCGCCGCTTGATCTCTTCGATTTAAGCAAACAAGAGGCGTCAACGCTGTTTGCAAGCCGTTTGCCGCGATTGATCAGCATTGTCATTGCGGGATTAAGCATGAGCATCTGCGGTTTGATTATGCAGCAGATCAGCAGAAATAAATTCGTGTCACCGACGACGGCGGGCACGATGGATTGGGCGAGGCTCGGCATTTTAATTTCCTTGCTGCTGTTTACATCCGCCAGTCCTTTAATCAAAATGCTGGTCGCGTTTGTCTTTGCCCTTGCAGGAAATTTTCTGTTTATGAAAATCCTTGAAAGAATCAAGTTTAACGACACCATCTTTATTCCGCTTGTCGGTTTAATGCTCGGGAATATCGTCAGTTCAATCGCGACATTTATCGCATATAAATATGACTTGATCCAGAATGTGTCATCATGGCTGCAGGGAGACTTCTCTTTAGTCGTGAAAGGAAGATACGAGCTTCTTTATCTGAGTATTCCGCTCGTCATCATTGCCTATGTGTATGCGGATAAATTCACATTGGCCGGTATGGGTGAAAGCTTTTCTGTCAACCTCGGCCTCAAGTATAAACGGGTTGTGAACATCGGGCTCATTATCGTGTCCCTGATCACGTCTCTTGTCATTTTGACTGTCGGTATGCTGCCGTTTCTCGGTTTAATCATCCCGAATATTGTATCGATTTACAGAGGAGACAATCTGAAGAGCAGCCTGCCGCATACTGTGCTGTTGGGAGCGGTTTTTGTGCTGTTTTGCGATATACTGGGCAGAATCATTATCTTCCCTTATGAAATCTCGATTGGCCTGATGGTCGGAATCATCGGCAGCGGCATTTTCCTGTTTATGCTGTTAAGGAGAAAAGCCTATGCGTAACCAGATGAAAATAGCTTTGCTCGTTGGTTTAGCCATTGTATGTATTGGCTTGTTTTTGTTTTATGACTTAGGCAATTGGGATTACACCCTGCCGAGACGAATCAAAAAAGTCGCTGCCATTGTGCTGACTGGGGGAGCGATTGCGTTTTCGACCATGATCTTTCAAACGATTACGAACAACCGCATCCTGACGCCGAGCATTTTGGGCCTTGATTCTCTCTACATGCTGATTCAGACTGGCATTATCTTTTTGTTCGGTTCTGCGAATATGGTCATCATGAATAAAAACATCAACTTTATCATCTCTGTTCTGCTGATGATCCTGTTTTCTCTTGTTTTGTATCAGATCATGTTCAAGGGTGAGGGGAGAAATATCTTTTTCCTTCTGCTTATCGGAATCGTGTTTGGCACGCTGTTCAGCAGCCTGTCTTCTTTTATGCAGATGCTGATTGATCCGAACGAGTTCCAAGTTGTGCAGGACAAGATGTTTGCCAGCTTTAACAATATCAATACGGATTTGTTATGGCTCGCGTTCATCATCTTCCTGCTGACAGGCGTTTATGTCTGGCGTTTTACAAAATTTTTCGATGTGCTGTCGCTCGGACGCGAGCACGCCGTGAATTTGGGCATTGACTACGACAAAGTGGTGAAGCAGATGCTGATCGTGGTTGCGATTTTGGTTTCTGTTTCAACAGCGCTAGTCGGGCCGATTATGTTTTTAGGCCTTCTGGTCGTCAACCTGGCGAGAGAATTCCTGAAAACATATAAGCATTCATACTTAATCGCAGGCTCCGTTTTCATCAGCATCATTGCGCTGGTCGGAGGGCAGTTTGTGGTTGAGAAAGTGTTTACCTTCTCAACGACGCTGAGCGTCATTATTAATTTTGCCGGCGGGATTTATTTTATCTACTTGCTGTTAAAGGAGAATAAATCATGGTAGAGGTCAGAAATGTAAGCAAACAATATGGCGGGAAAGTTGTTCTTGAAGAGACGTCAGTCACGATTCAAAAGGGCAAAATCACCTCGTTTATCGGTCCTAACGGCGCCGGCAAAAGTACGCTGCTGTCTATCATGAGCCGCCTGATCAAAAAGGATTCCGGCGAGATTTACATAGACGGACAAGAGATTGGAGCATGTGACAGCAAAGAGCTTGCCAAGAAAATGAGCATTTTGAAGCAGGCGAACCAAATCAATATCAGGCTCACGATCAAAGACCTCGTCAGTTTTGGCAGGTTTCCGTACTCACAGGGCCGGCTGACAGAGGAAGACTGGGTTCATATCAACCAGGCGCTTAGCTATATGAAGCTGGAAGACATTCAAGACAAATACTTGGATCAGCTGAGCGGCGGACAGTGCCAAAGGGCATTTATCGCCATGGTCATTGCCCAGGACACAGATTATATCTTTCTGGATGAACCGCTGAACAATCTGGATATGAAACACTCAGTTGAAATTATGAAACTGCTGAAACGGCTGGTAGAGGAGCTTGGAAAAACGATCGTGATCGTCATTCACGATATCAATTTTGCTTCAGTCTATTCTGACTATATCGTCGCTTTGAAAAACGGCCGAATCGTTAAAGAAGGACCGCCTGAAGAAATGATAGAAACATCAGTGCTTGAGGAAATCTACGATATGACCATCCCGATTCAGACGATTGATAATCAAAGAATAGGTGTTTATTTTTCTTAATATATAGAAGAGGTGAGGAGCATGAAAAAGTTCGCGTTACTATTCATCGCTTTGGTCACTGCCGTTGTCATTTCTGCATGCGGAAACCAAAGCACAAGCAGCAAAGGTTCTGATACAAAGAAAGAACAAATCACAGTGAAACACCAGCTCGACAAAAACGGCACAAAAGTACCGAAGAACCCTAAAAAAGTTGTCGTATTTGACTTTGGAAGCTTAGATACATTAGATAAACTAGGACTTGATGATATAGTAGCGGGCCTGCCGAAACAAGTCCTTCCTAAATATCTGTCCAAATTCAAGGATGACAAATACGCTGATGTCGGCAGCTTAAAAGAGCCAGACTTCGACAAAGTGGCAGAATTAGATCCTGATCTGATCATTATTTCAGCAAGACAATCTGAGTCTTACAAAGAATTCTCTAAAATTGCGCCGACGATTTACCTTGGTGTAGATACAGCGAAGTACATGGAATCATTTAAATCAGACGCTGAAACAATCGGTAAAATCTTTGATAAAGAAGACAAAGTGAAAGATGAGCTCGCAAACATTGATCACTCAATCGCAGATGTAAAGAAAACCGCTGAAAAGCTTAACAAAAACGGTCTCGTCATCATGGCGAACGATGGAAAAATCAGCGCGTTCGGCCCTAAATCAAGATACGGCCTGATCCATGACGTATTCGGCGTGGCTCCGGCTGATCAAAACATCAAAGCGTCTACGCACGGACAAAGTGTTTCTTACGAGTACATTTCAAAAACAAACCCTGATTACTTGTTTGTTATTGACCGCGGTACAGCAATCGGAGAAACATCATCTACAAAACAAGTCGTGGAAAACGATTATGTGAAAAACGTAAACGCAGTGAAAAATGGTCATGTCATCTACCTTGATTCTGCTACTTGGTATTTATCAGGAGGCGGACTTGAGTCTATGACGCAAATGATTAAAGAAGTGAAAGACGGTTTAGAAAAGTAAAACCAAAAAGAGCCTCCGCTAAATAGCGGGGCTCTTTTTTTGTTAATCAGCGTGCCGGCTGCTGTTCGGCAGGGCGCTGAGGTTTCTTTAATGTGAATGAGAGAAGGAAGCCGACAAGTGCAATGACGGCAGCCACTATAAAAGCGGCGTTCATGCCGTGCAGGGCGGCGTGCTTCACATTTGTCGTGCCTGCATGTGCCGCCTGGTTGCTCATCACGGAAACCAATAGTGCGGTTCCGATCGAGCCGCCGACTTGGCGAATCGTGTTGTTCATCGCAGTTCCGTGCGGAATCAAGTGGCGCGGCAGCGCATTGATTCCGGCTGTTGTCACCGGCATCATGATCATGGCGGTGCCTAAGAGACGAACGGTGTATAAAACGACAATCCAAGCGAGTGACGTATGGTCAGTCAGCTGCATAAACGGCAGAGATGTCAGGAAGATGATGCAGAAACCGGCAATCGCCAGCCCTCTTCCGCCGACACGGTCAAAAATTCTGCCGATAATCGGCGACATAAAGCCCATCACAACGGCTCCCGGCAGGAGCATAAGCCCTGTATCAAAAGCTGTGACGTCTCTGACATTTTGTGTATAAAGCGGCAGGATGGTTTCCGTACCGATCAATAATGCAAAGACGAGGGTTCCCAGCAGTGTTGTTAAGCTGAAAACGCCAAACGTGAAGACGCGGAATTCCAGCATCGGTTTTTTAAGCTTCATTTGTCTTGTGATAAACAAGAGCAGCGCGATGACACCCACCAGCAGTGAAATCAAGACGGTTGAACTGGACCAGCCATAAGAGCCGACGCTTGAGAAGCCGTACAGAAGGCCGCCGAACCCAAATGTTGAAAGGATGACTGATAAAATATCAATCTGTGTTTTTCTTAAAGTCGTCACGTTTTTCATCAGGATGCTGGCAAGAATCAAATCAATCACAGCAAACGGAAGAATAATATAAAACAATGATCTCCAAGAGAAAGCTTCGACAGCCCATCCGGAAAGAGTCGGTCCGATCGCAGGCGCGAATGAGATGACCAATCCGACCATACCCATAGCCTGGCCGCGCTTTTCAATCGGAAAGATTGTCAGGAATACAGTCTGCATGAGCGGCATCATAATGCCGGCTCCAGCCGCTTGAATGATACGCGCTGTCAGCAGAACCGGGAAGTTCGGCGCGAACGCTCCGACGACTGTTCCGGCAGTGAAAATGCTCATTGCTGTGATGAGCAGCGCCCGGCTTGTGAATTTCTCAATTAAAAACGCGGTAATCGGAATTAAAATCCCGTTGGTTAACATAAATGATGTTGTCAGCCATTGTGCTTGGTTGGCATCGACATTGAAATCCCTCATGATATGGGGAAGTGCAGTAATCAACAATGTCTGGTTCAAAATCGCCACAAACGCTCCGGCTAACAAAATGCCGACAATGACAGAACGGTTAAAAGGTTTTTGTTCAATACTTGTGTTCAATACATATCCCTTCTTTTCTCTAAGTAATTAACAGTGTTTTTAACATGGAAACGGGCTGTGTTAAAACACCGGTTTGTTCCAGATAGCCAATCAGTGATTTGAGTAAAAAAGCGCGGGGTTCTTCCTTCTTCGCTTCTTCCTCCAGCATAGCGGCTGCGGATGTCAGTTCATCTACGTCATAGTCCGCGGCGGACAGGGAAGAGATGCCTTTATGTAATTCCTTCAGGCTTTCCGATAATAGGACTGATTTATCCTTTGGCTTGTAGGAGGATGCTGAATGAATATAAAGCTCGATGGCTTCGGGCGGAAGAAGAGACTGGCGGGTTTCCCTGTTTTTGATAATCTGATTGAGGGTGCTGATGATAAACTCTGCGATCGGGTCAAGCTCAAGCGGTTTTTCCTCGATTTTGATCAGCATTAAAAACTCACGCATCATGCCGTGAAGAATGATAACCAAATCCCACACAAACGGGAGAATGGTTTCTCCATACGCCTGGATCAGCGAATCGCGGTGCCAGCAGATAATCGTCGATCTGGTCTGATGGATATGCTGTTTGACCCGGTCATTGTGCAGCTTGGGGTTTCCGTAGGTCAGCATATTGAAAAACTGCTGATTCCGCCTGAAGCCCTCCAGTTCCATTTTGACCTTTTGCGTCAAACGCTCCTCCGGTGTAAGTGCTGTATTTTCCTGAAGTCTTGAGGCCGCGGCCACCATTTGCTTCTGGTTAAATGACAGCAGCTCCAAAAGCAGATCTTCTTTAGATTGGAACAGCTTATATATCGAAGCTTTTGACATCTTACATTCTTCTGCGATCGCCTGCATGGAAACCGACGTAAAATCCTTTTCCGAAAAAAGCTTTCGCGCGGCTAACAAGATATCTGTTTTTTTATCAAGCATCTCATGGCTTCCTTCTTTCTTGAACATTAGAAAACCCATTGGTTCACAGAAAACCAATGAGTAACAATGAAAAAATTTTACCAGATAAACAAAATAGAAGTCAATGGATTTTAACCGGGTAAATGAAAGGCCTGCCGGAAAATCCGACAGGCCGAATAAGAGCTTATTTTTCAACTTTAAATCCTTGTTTTTCAAGCATTTCACGGATGTGCGGATAGTACAGGCGCTCATAGTAGGAAGCGATGCTCTGTGACCAGTTTCTTGTTTCTTTTCCGTTTGTCCGTTTATTCATGTATTCAGACATCTGTTCGTCGTATGCCTGAATGTGAGACGTCAGCTCATCCTGATTCAAATAAGTTTCCTGATGATTGACAGCTTCCTGCGGCAAGCGCGGTTTTTTCGCTGAACGGTCGGCAGGATGCCCAATGACAAGGCCGGATAAAGGGAACACGTATTTCGGAAGCTCAAGCAGTTCGATCAGCTCTTGAGGGTTTCCGCGAACTGCACCGATCGGAACTGTGCCAAGTCCGAGTGACTCAGCCGCTGCTGTTGCTGTGCCGAGGGCAATACCAGCGTCTACTGCGCCGACAAGAACAGATTCCAATCCATTTGTGATTTCCATTTTGAAATCATGCAGATCTTCAAGCGCAATTTTGGCCCGGTTAAAATCTGCGCAGAACAGCAGGAAAACAGGAGCTTGATCGATCCATGGCTGGCCGCCTGCCAGCTCGGAGATTTTCTTTTTGCGCTCTTTATCCTGGACTGTGATCACAGTCACTTGCTGTCCGTTGATAGAAGAAGGGGCTGATTGCACCGCTTCAATGATTTGGTCCAATTGCTCCTGAGCTACAGGCTCATCTGTGTAGCTGCGAATCGAGCGGTGGTCTGTTAAAGATTTAATCACTTCATTCATATGAGACACCCTTCCTTTACTCGCTAAGCTCTGTGCGGACAACATCAAGAGGAGCGCTCAGCAGTTCTTTTCCTTTTGCGACAAACCCTTGGAAATGCGCAGTTTCGTTATGGAATTTCATTGCCGCTTCATCTTTCCATTTTTCAAGCATGACAAATGTATTTTCTTCGCCTACTTTTTCGAATAGGTCGTATTGCGCGTTGCCTTCCTCAGCTCTTGAATGCTGAACAAGTGATTGAGCCTCGCTCAAAAATTCCTCGCGTTTTTCTGGTTTTACTTTGATGTAAGCTTGTAATACGATCATGTAAATCTCCTCCGTCGTTATGCGAATTTATTGTTCGAATTTCATCGAACTAAATGTAACATGTATTCTAAATGAGGTAAAGGAAAAACCCTTATATAGTAAAATTGTCATTCTAATTGTTGTATGATACATTTGTGTCATGAACATTCCAAACCATCCAGAAACAGAAACATTGCAGCTGACAAAGGTTCTTCATGCACTTAGTGATCCGCTTCGTTTAGAGCTCGTCAAGCAATTAGCTGAAGCAAAAGAAAAAACGTGCAGCACCTGTGCAGATGTGCAGGTTGCCAAATCGACTTTGTCGCATCATTTTAAAGTTTTGAGAGAATCAGGCATCGCTCAAGTTCGGATAGAAGGAAAGCGCCGGTATTATTCGCTTCGCGCTGAAGACCTTGAAAAGGCATTTCCGGGACTGCTTGAAGCCGTGCTGAATGTAGACCAGGACCGCTGGTGAATCAATCCCCTGTAACGGGGATTTTTTTATGTCCGTAAACCGCTTTGAAAAGCCGCTGCACACCCT from Bacillus subtilis subsp. subtilis str. 168 encodes the following:
- the ycnB gene encoding putative efflux transporter (Evidence 3: Putative function from multiple computational evidences; PubMedId: 15849754, 15855514, 16850406; Product type t: transporter); amino-acid sequence: MNTSIEQKPFNRSVIVGILLAGAFVAILNQTLLITALPHIMRDFNVDANQAQWLTTSFMLTNGILIPITAFLIEKFTSRALLITAMSIFTAGTVVGAFAPNFPVLLTARIIQAAGAGIMMPLMQTVFLTIFPIEKRGQAMGMVGLVISFAPAIGPTLSGWAVEAFSWRSLFYIILPFAVIDLILASILMKNVTTLRKTQIDILSVILSTFGFGGLLYGFSSVGSYGWSSSTVLISLLVGVIALLLFITRQMKLKKPMLEFRVFTFGVFSLTTLLGTLVFALLIGTETILPLYTQNVRDVTAFDTGLMLLPGAVVMGFMSPIIGRIFDRVGGRGLAIAGFCIIFLTSLPFMQLTDHTSLAWIVVLYTVRLLGTAMIMMPVTTAGINALPRHLIPHGTAMNNTIRQVGGSIGTALLVSVMSNQAAHAGTTNVKHAALHGMNAAFIVAAVIALVGFLLSFTLKKPQRPAEQQPAR
- the ycnC gene encoding putative transcriptional regulator (TetR/AcrR family) (Evidence 3: Putative function from multiple computational evidences; Product type r: regulator); translation: MLDKKTDILLAARKLFSEKDFTSVSMQAIAEECKMSKASIYKLFQSKEDLLLELLSFNQKQMVAAASRLQENTALTPEERLTQKVKMELEGFRRNQQFFNMLTYGNPKLHNDRVKQHIHQTRSTIICWHRDSLIQAYGETILPFVWDLVIILHGMMREFLMLIKIEEKPLELDPIAEFIISTLNQIIKNRETRQSLLPPEAIELYIHSASSYKPKDKSVLLSESLKELHKGISSLSAADYDVDELTSAAAMLEEEAKKEEPRAFLLKSLIGYLEQTGVLTQPVSMLKTLLIT
- the nfrAB gene encoding NADPH-FMN oxidoreductase (nitroreductase) (Evidence 1a: Function from experimental evidences in the studied strain; PubMedId: 16229462, 9836433, 20862523; Product type e: enzyme); the protein is MNEVIKSLTDHRSIRSYTDEPVAQEQLDQIIEAVQSAPSSINGQQVTVITVQDKERKKKISELAGGQPWIDQAPVFLLFCADFNRAKIALEDLHDFKMEITNGLESVLVGAVDAGIALGTATAAAESLGLGTVPIGAVRGNPQELIELLELPKYVFPLSGLVIGHPADRSAKKPRLPQEAVNHQETYLNQDELTSHIQAYDEQMSEYMNKRTNGKETRNWSQSIASYYERLYYPHIREMLEKQGFKVEK
- the ycnE gene encoding putative AI-2 degrading enzyme (Evidence 3: Putative function from multiple computational evidences; PubMedId: 17274596, 21454635; Product type e: enzyme); the protein is MIVLQAYIKVKPEKREEFLSEAQSLVQHSRAEEGNAQYDLFEKVGEENTFVMLEKWKDEAAMKFHNETAHFQGFVAKGKELLSAPLDVVRTELSE
- the yczG gene encoding putative transcriptional regulator (ArsR family) (Evidence 3: Putative function from multiple computational evidences; Product type r: regulator) is translated as MNIPNHPETETLQLTKVLHALSDPLRLELVKQLAEAKEKTCSTCADVQVAKSTLSHHFKVLRESGIAQVRIEGKRRYYSLRAEDLEKAFPGLLEAVLNVDQDRW